In Thalassotalea fonticola, a single genomic region encodes these proteins:
- a CDS encoding YbaB/EbfC family nucleoid-associated protein — protein sequence MMKGGMGNLMKQAQQMQAKMAKAQEEIAKMEVTGEAGAGMVKVTMTGNHNVRRVEIDDSLMEDDKDMIEDLVAAAFNDAVRRVEETNKEKMGALTGGMQMPPGMKMPF from the coding sequence ATGATGAAAGGCGGCATGGGCAACTTAATGAAGCAAGCCCAACAAATGCAAGCAAAAATGGCGAAAGCTCAAGAAGAGATCGCTAAAATGGAAGTTACTGGCGAAGCCGGTGCTGGCATGGTTAAAGTTACGATGACAGGTAACCATAATGTGCGTCGTGTTGAAATTGACGACAGTTTAATGGAAGACGATAAAGACATGATCGAAGACTTGGTTGCTGCAGCATTTAACGATGCAGTACGTCGCGTTGAAGAAACCAATAAAGAAAAAATGGGCGCGTTAACTGGTGGTATGCAAATGCCTCCAGGGATGAAAATGCCATTCTAA
- a CDS encoding 2Fe-2S iron-sulfur cluster-binding protein, protein MAHKYAEIAFTEQVKQVQTQQHSRTGYANMEQGEDVNYLLSDYEANFIAARDSFYMASVSETNWPYVQHRGGPAGFMRVLDAKTIGFADYTGNRQYISTGNFINNDRVSIIFMDYPNRTRMKLLGRVSIVTDDDPETLAKLEVAEFRAPVERGFLIHVEAFDWNCPKYITPRYNDDEIQTLLKPLEQENQTLKQQLVNLNTSSVEATNSYPTNSYPTRLGDGPLTLVISAIRQLTPSIRAYELRDVNGDKLPPVSAGSHLQIPVQLPNKEQVLRHYSICSNPERSDIYEIAVLHEPSGDGGSSTIHQHFQLGLELACQPPKNHFALQSSSHQQGAPAVLVAGGIGITPIKAMAQSLRSQNIEFALHYAGKNNLSMAFQDKLQSEFSDSFNSYSSAEGQRLNISNILSNAEPACIFYICGPSRLIDGFLAAAKAQNIALSRIRYERFTAAIDDTATPITVTLNKSAKTIEVAAEQSILDAMLDANVAAAYSCKTGECKSCAVKVLDGSPKHLDNALSVAEQEQQGLMCPCISRASSSHITLDI, encoded by the coding sequence ATGGCCCATAAATACGCAGAAATTGCATTTACAGAGCAAGTTAAACAAGTTCAAACCCAGCAACATAGCCGCACAGGCTATGCCAATATGGAGCAAGGCGAAGATGTAAATTATTTACTCAGTGACTATGAAGCCAATTTTATAGCCGCGCGTGACAGCTTTTATATGGCCAGTGTCAGTGAAACAAACTGGCCTTACGTACAACACCGCGGCGGTCCTGCAGGATTTATGCGGGTATTAGATGCCAAAACTATCGGTTTTGCCGACTATACCGGTAACCGTCAATATATCAGTACTGGCAATTTTATAAACAATGATCGGGTATCAATTATTTTTATGGATTACCCCAATCGCACTCGGATGAAGCTATTAGGTCGTGTGAGTATAGTTACAGATGATGATCCTGAAACGTTAGCTAAGCTTGAGGTTGCTGAGTTTAGAGCACCGGTAGAGCGCGGCTTTTTAATTCATGTGGAGGCATTTGACTGGAATTGTCCGAAATACATCACGCCCAGATATAATGATGATGAAATACAAACCCTGCTAAAACCGCTAGAGCAAGAAAATCAAACTTTAAAGCAACAGTTGGTGAACCTTAACACTAGTTCTGTTGAAGCAACGAATTCTTACCCAACGAATTCTTATCCGACTAGGCTGGGGGATGGCCCGCTTACGTTAGTGATATCTGCAATCAGGCAATTAACGCCAAGCATTCGCGCCTATGAGTTACGTGACGTTAATGGCGATAAATTACCGCCAGTTAGCGCGGGCTCTCACTTGCAAATACCGGTGCAATTGCCAAACAAAGAGCAGGTTTTACGCCATTATTCTATTTGCTCAAATCCAGAGCGTAGCGACATTTATGAAATTGCCGTATTGCATGAACCAAGTGGCGATGGCGGCTCGAGTACTATACATCAACACTTTCAATTGGGCCTTGAACTGGCTTGCCAGCCACCAAAAAATCATTTTGCCTTACAATCTAGCTCACATCAGCAAGGTGCACCTGCAGTTTTGGTTGCCGGTGGTATAGGTATAACGCCAATAAAAGCAATGGCACAATCTTTACGCAGCCAAAATATTGAATTTGCATTGCATTATGCGGGTAAAAATAACCTGAGTATGGCGTTTCAAGACAAATTGCAAAGCGAGTTTAGTGATAGCTTCAACTCTTACAGTTCAGCGGAAGGTCAACGGTTAAACATCAGTAATATATTAAGCAATGCGGAGCCTGCCTGTATTTTTTATATTTGTGGTCCAAGTCGATTAATTGATGGTTTTTTAGCTGCGGCAAAAGCACAAAATATTGCCCTGTCACGCATTCGTTATGAACGTTTTACGGCTGCCATTGATGATACTGCCACACCAATAACGGTGACATTAAATAAATCGGCAAAAACCATCGAAGTAGCGGCAGAGCAAAGTATTTTGGATGCCATGTTAGACGCAAACGTTGCTGCGGCATACAGCTGTAAAACCGGCGAATGTAAAAGTTGTGCAGTAAAAGTGTTAGACGGTAGCCCTAAGCATTTAGACAATGCGTTAAGTGTCGCCGAGCAAGAACAACAAGGCTTAATGTGCCCATGTATATCGCGCGCAAGCAGCTCGCATATAACTTTAGACATATGA
- a CDS encoding response regulator translates to MTESILLVEDNAPVLAQLNQTLTTAGYQVTTAINGLDGYNKAQQQRFDLCIVDHLMPLMNGPQLVKNLISLGDNTPGNILFLTTQDLKTVNQITEVHFADKVLSKPISNAEFLAEVRKLIEYSSEVA, encoded by the coding sequence ATGACTGAGAGTATTTTATTGGTTGAAGACAACGCCCCAGTATTGGCGCAGCTTAATCAAACTCTAACCACGGCAGGTTATCAGGTAACAACAGCGATTAATGGCCTAGATGGTTATAACAAAGCACAACAACAACGTTTTGATTTGTGCATTGTTGATCATCTTATGCCGTTAATGAATGGCCCGCAACTCGTAAAAAACTTGATCTCGTTAGGCGACAATACCCCTGGCAACATTCTGTTTTTAACCACCCAAGATCTTAAAACAGTTAATCAAATTACAGAAGTACACTTTGCTGATAAAGTATTAAGCAAGCCAATTTCAAATGCAGAATTTTTAGCTGAAGTTCGTAAGTTAATTGAGTACAGCAGCGAAGTTGCATAA
- a CDS encoding LysR family transcriptional regulator, translating to MDNLHLMNVYVAVAEEQGFAAGARRLAMSPPAVTRAVAALEEKLGVKLLSRTTRYVRTTDAGARYLVDAKRILNDVQMANEAATGINAAPTGHLAVTAPVMFGRMFVMPGIIDYLNQYPNTEVDAIFLDRVVNLLEEGLDVGVRIGELPDSSMRALRVGTVRLILCAAPDYLSKHGIPQQPADLTQHTIISSRAMNNSNDWRFEAKAKKYTVNINPRITVTNNDAAIEAALSGFGITRLLSYQVAPFLASGQLKIVLQDYEPSAKPVHIVHRESHLTTAKVRAFIDLMAERLRNDPALN from the coding sequence ATGGATAATTTACATTTAATGAATGTGTACGTCGCCGTGGCTGAGGAACAAGGCTTTGCTGCCGGGGCCCGGAGGTTGGCTATGTCTCCTCCTGCGGTAACCAGAGCGGTTGCCGCACTTGAAGAAAAACTGGGGGTTAAATTATTAAGTCGTACGACTCGATATGTGCGCACCACAGATGCTGGCGCACGTTATTTAGTTGACGCTAAACGAATCTTAAATGACGTACAAATGGCCAATGAAGCAGCCACCGGTATTAATGCCGCCCCAACAGGCCACTTAGCGGTCACCGCACCAGTAATGTTTGGCCGAATGTTTGTTATGCCTGGCATCATAGATTATTTAAACCAATATCCAAACACCGAAGTAGACGCAATATTTTTAGATCGAGTGGTCAATTTACTTGAAGAAGGCTTAGATGTTGGAGTAAGAATAGGTGAACTGCCAGACTCAAGTATGCGCGCTTTACGTGTTGGCACGGTGCGCTTAATTTTATGTGCTGCGCCAGACTACCTAAGTAAACACGGTATACCGCAACAGCCAGCAGATCTTACTCAGCATACGATTATTTCATCGCGGGCAATGAATAATTCCAACGATTGGCGGTTCGAGGCAAAAGCGAAAAAGTACACCGTTAATATTAACCCTAGAATAACAGTTACCAACAATGACGCGGCAATAGAGGCTGCACTTTCTGGGTTTGGCATCACTCGCTTGCTATCGTATCAGGTGGCACCTTTTCTAGCCTCTGGCCAGCTAAAAATTGTTCTGCAAGACTATGAACCCAGCGCTAAACCTGTTCATATCGTGCATAGAGAAAGCCACCTTACGACAGCAAAAGTTCGGGCATTTATTGATTTAATGGCAGAGCGATTAAGAAATGATCCGGCACTGAATTAA
- the dnaX gene encoding DNA polymerase III subunit gamma/tau, translating to MSYQVLARKWRPKDFSQLMGQEHVVTVLVNALMQERLHHAYLFTGTRGVGKTTIARIFAKSLNCQEGISANPCGKCDVCVDVDAGRFVDLLEIDAASRTKVDDTREILDNVQYAPTRGRFKVYLIDEVHMLSKHSFNALLKTLEEPPPHVKFILATTDPQKLPVTVLSRCLQFHLKALTPQQIETKLNEILTAEQVTFQDGALAMLAKAARGSMRDSLSLTDQAIAQGQGHIEVANVQQMLGGVDQNWVYKILIALIKQDPKGLLELSKSIASFAPSYHRLLAELLQLLHQVALWQLVPNSVDVDDQRATLLSKFAQAMSPEDVQLYYQIVLNGRKDLSYSSDEQAGFDMVVLRMLAFKPATLADTTSMPVAPADTTDFDDTDINDAALTGSAEKVDEAAEETEVSQAEANSTTADKTEVKVELSSDVEPQAMVEAAPEVVEPEKQSLAEGQALHQEKLPETLTMDRNADKSITDLNAEQQQLEVQAEQQLANVQQAPVEQHTAQAEAFEPQNSTAQSSTAQNPPAGTAELQTTEVATPESETIEPNPAGTDVEKMLATRNMLRSRKKAAEGEGAKKSEAKLKVRSNVGPKNPDIAVPQAEAASHTNVATEDNIKPAEPIDLPWQEDSPVSDASSEQHAIGNTQPNNVVAQVETTLPDVHSIASSSFDQSVIDPALIRNANQIDAWANTIDAMGLTGRVRQLALNANMDEESSDSILLINLDKKFEHLCSGAALTQITDCYSALKKQETSVQINAVDDAGATPFYIQSCINNKRLDYAKNVIAGDDFVQALEQQFSAFVDQNSIEAL from the coding sequence ATGAGTTATCAAGTACTTGCTCGTAAATGGCGACCAAAAGACTTCTCTCAATTAATGGGCCAAGAGCACGTGGTTACCGTATTGGTTAATGCACTAATGCAAGAGCGTTTGCATCATGCCTATTTATTTACTGGTACGCGCGGGGTGGGTAAAACTACCATAGCTCGAATTTTTGCCAAAAGTTTAAACTGCCAAGAAGGCATAAGCGCTAACCCATGTGGCAAATGTGATGTGTGTGTTGATGTTGATGCCGGTCGCTTCGTTGATCTACTTGAGATAGATGCTGCCTCGCGCACGAAAGTAGACGATACCCGAGAAATTTTAGATAACGTGCAATATGCGCCAACACGTGGTCGCTTTAAGGTTTACCTTATTGATGAAGTGCACATGTTGTCTAAGCACAGTTTCAATGCGTTGCTGAAAACTTTAGAAGAGCCACCACCGCATGTAAAATTTATTTTAGCGACAACCGATCCGCAAAAGTTGCCGGTAACGGTCTTATCGCGCTGTTTGCAGTTTCATTTAAAAGCGTTAACACCACAGCAAATTGAAACTAAGCTAAATGAAATTTTAACCGCAGAACAAGTTACCTTCCAAGATGGCGCCCTAGCAATGCTTGCCAAGGCTGCACGCGGCAGTATGCGCGACTCCTTGAGCTTAACCGACCAAGCCATTGCTCAAGGTCAAGGCCACATAGAAGTTGCTAATGTTCAGCAAATGCTCGGCGGTGTTGATCAAAACTGGGTCTATAAAATATTAATCGCGTTAATTAAGCAAGACCCGAAAGGCCTGCTCGAGCTTAGTAAAAGCATAGCTAGTTTTGCCCCAAGTTATCATAGATTATTAGCTGAATTGTTACAGCTTTTACATCAAGTCGCGCTTTGGCAGTTGGTGCCAAACTCGGTTGATGTAGATGACCAACGAGCAACATTGTTAAGCAAGTTTGCACAGGCTATGTCACCTGAAGACGTACAATTGTATTATCAAATCGTATTAAACGGACGAAAAGATTTATCGTACAGCAGCGATGAACAAGCTGGTTTTGATATGGTCGTGCTGCGCATGTTGGCTTTTAAGCCCGCAACTCTGGCAGATACCACCTCTATGCCTGTAGCCCCAGCCGATACTACTGATTTTGACGATACAGATATTAATGACGCAGCTTTAACCGGTTCAGCCGAAAAAGTTGATGAGGCAGCAGAAGAGACCGAAGTAAGCCAAGCCGAGGCGAACAGCACAACTGCAGATAAAACAGAAGTAAAAGTAGAATTATCATCAGACGTTGAACCGCAAGCTATGGTTGAAGCAGCGCCTGAAGTTGTTGAACCCGAAAAACAATCTTTAGCCGAAGGCCAGGCCTTACACCAAGAAAAACTGCCAGAAACGCTGACTATGGATCGCAATGCAGATAAATCAATTACCGATTTAAACGCCGAACAACAACAGCTTGAAGTGCAAGCCGAGCAGCAATTAGCTAACGTACAACAGGCACCTGTAGAACAACATACTGCACAAGCAGAAGCATTTGAGCCACAAAACTCTACTGCGCAATCTTCAACAGCACAAAACCCTCCAGCCGGTACAGCTGAATTGCAAACTACAGAAGTAGCAACGCCAGAGAGTGAAACAATAGAGCCAAACCCTGCCGGGACTGATGTTGAAAAAATGCTGGCCACGCGCAATATGTTGCGTAGTCGTAAAAAAGCCGCGGAGGGCGAGGGCGCAAAAAAGTCTGAAGCCAAGCTTAAGGTTCGCTCTAATGTTGGGCCTAAAAATCCTGACATAGCAGTTCCTCAAGCTGAGGCAGCATCGCATACCAACGTTGCTACTGAAGATAACATTAAACCTGCAGAACCAATTGATTTGCCTTGGCAAGAAGATAGCCCGGTAAGTGATGCAAGTTCAGAGCAACATGCAATAGGTAATACTCAACCCAACAATGTTGTTGCTCAGGTTGAAACAACATTACCTGATGTTCACAGCATTGCCAGTAGCAGCTTCGATCAATCGGTTATCGACCCCGCTTTAATCCGCAATGCCAATCAAATAGATGCCTGGGCAAATACGATAGATGCCATGGGATTAACCGGAAGAGTACGACAACTGGCGCTAAATGCTAATATGGATGAGGAAAGTTCAGACAGTATATTGCTGATTAATTTAGACAAAAAATTTGAGCATTTATGTTCTGGCGCGGCATTAACCCAAATAACAGATTGTTATTCAGCGTTGAAGAAGCAAGAAACCAGCGTACAAATAAATGCTGTCGATGACGCTGGTGCAACACCATTTTATATTCAAAGCTGCATTAACAACAAACGCTTAGATTACGCCAAAAACGTAATTGCGGGTGATGATTTTGTGCAAGCTTTAGAGCAACAATTTAGTGCCTTTGTTGATCAAAATTCAATTGAAGCATTGTAA
- a CDS encoding carboxymuconolactone decarboxylase family protein yields MSRINVVTNEQANPEQQQLFAAITSQLGMVPNFLKVFANSPTALKAFLGLHGIAGEGSLDPLTKERIALALAEQNACQYCVSAHTAIGSKAGLTGAEMEANRAGTSQDAKAAAAVKFAMALAEHKGEVTTAELLEVRSAGFSESDIVEIITHVGMNILTNILGKASRVEIDFPKVQLQKAS; encoded by the coding sequence ATGAGCAGAATTAACGTAGTAACCAATGAACAAGCTAACCCTGAGCAGCAGCAACTATTTGCAGCAATTACTTCACAATTGGGCATGGTACCTAATTTTTTGAAGGTGTTTGCTAACTCTCCAACGGCGTTAAAAGCGTTTTTAGGTTTACATGGCATTGCCGGTGAAGGCAGCCTTGACCCGCTAACTAAAGAGCGCATTGCATTAGCGTTAGCTGAACAAAATGCTTGTCAGTATTGTGTATCAGCCCATACTGCTATTGGCAGCAAAGCTGGCTTAACTGGCGCAGAAATGGAAGCTAACCGTGCCGGCACAAGCCAAGATGCAAAAGCCGCAGCTGCTGTTAAGTTTGCTATGGCTTTAGCCGAGCATAAAGGTGAGGTAACCACGGCTGAATTGCTAGAGGTACGCAGTGCCGGTTTTAGTGAATCTGATATTGTTGAGATCATTACGCATGTAGGGATGAATATTTTGACAAATATTTTAGGGAAGGCGAGTCGAGTTGAAATTGATTTTCCAAAAGTGCAACTGCAAAAAGCTTCTTAA
- the apt gene encoding adenine phosphoribosyltransferase translates to MTEQDRQYLKSVICDVPDYPIPGIMFRDITGILDQPEAFQLCIDRLTERYQNTGITKVAGTEARGFLFAAPLALALGVGFVPVRKPKKLPRATFSQNYDLEYGQDTLEIHQDALESDDIVLMVDDLLATGGTIEATTKLIRSTGATVKEAAFVIGLPDLQGDKRLAKLDISVYTMVDYLGD, encoded by the coding sequence ATGACAGAGCAAGATAGACAATACCTTAAAAGCGTAATTTGTGATGTGCCTGATTATCCAATACCAGGCATAATGTTTCGTGACATTACTGGTATTCTTGATCAACCCGAAGCCTTCCAATTATGTATTGATCGTTTAACCGAGCGTTATCAAAATACTGGCATTACCAAAGTAGCCGGTACTGAAGCCAGAGGTTTTTTATTTGCAGCGCCGCTAGCGTTAGCATTAGGCGTAGGCTTTGTGCCCGTTAGAAAACCAAAAAAACTGCCTAGAGCAACGTTCTCGCAAAACTATGATTTAGAATATGGTCAAGATACGCTAGAAATTCATCAAGATGCATTAGAAAGTGATGATATAGTACTTATGGTAGATGACTTATTAGCTACGGGTGGTACTATTGAAGCAACAACCAAGTTAATTCGTTCAACCGGTGCCACGGTAAAAGAGGCTGCATTTGTGATTGGTTTACCCGATTTACAAGGTGATAAACGCTTGGCAAAGCTTGATATAAGTGTATATACCATGGTTGACTACTTGGGCGACTAA
- the recR gene encoding recombination mediator RecR codes for MKLSPLVQELIDSLKCLPGVGPKSAQRMAFHLLERNRIGGQKLATTLATAMEDVGYCKGCRTFTELDYCEICQSPKRQLKRMLCVVESPADILAIEQTGEFTGRYFVLMGHLSPIDGIGPDELGLDKLAALLASDEFDEMILATNPTVEGEATAHFIADIAKKYAVSSTRIAHGVPVGGELEFVDGNTLSHAFSGRKTF; via the coding sequence ATGAAGTTAAGTCCTCTGGTGCAAGAGCTGATCGATAGTTTAAAGTGTTTACCCGGCGTTGGCCCAAAGTCAGCACAGCGCATGGCGTTTCATTTATTAGAACGCAATCGTATCGGCGGTCAAAAGCTGGCTACTACGTTAGCTACTGCGATGGAAGATGTTGGGTATTGCAAAGGCTGTCGCACATTTACCGAGCTAGATTACTGTGAAATATGTCAAAGCCCGAAGCGCCAGTTAAAGCGCATGCTTTGTGTGGTTGAATCGCCAGCAGATATTCTAGCGATTGAACAAACCGGTGAATTTACCGGCCGTTATTTTGTGCTAATGGGGCACTTATCACCGATTGATGGCATAGGTCCTGATGAACTGGGGCTTGATAAGTTGGCCGCGTTATTAGCCAGTGATGAGTTTGATGAAATGATCTTGGCCACTAACCCAACGGTTGAAGGTGAAGCCACCGCGCATTTTATTGCCGACATCGCGAAAAAATATGCTGTAAGTAGCACTCGTATTGCCCATGGTGTACCTGTTGGCGGCGAATTAGAGTTTGTTGATGGCAATACTCTTTCACATGCATTCTCTGGTCGAAAAACATTTTAG